A region of the candidate division KSB1 bacterium genome:
CGGTTTCTATCAGAGTATTTTGAAATTGTTTGGAGAATCGAATAAAAATATTCAAACGCTCTTGGAAATATATGACACCCGTTTATCTATTAGGAAATTCGAGAGAATTCTTTCTTTGTCTAAATGGAAAACCTGCAGAAGACAGTTTTTTTTAATAAATCCGGGATACGAATTTAAGTTTAGATTGAAACCTCGAAAACAAATCGGTTTCATCGGCCATATCCCTGAATTAAGGGATTTTATTTCTACTGCGGTTTATTACATTGTTAATTAAATTTTAACAGTCGCAGTTAAAATGCCGATATATTAAAAAAGATTTTTAAATCCCGAAAATGATAAGTATAACTCAATACATCATCGCTTTTATTTTATTGTTTACTGGAAAACCCGAGTTTGGTGACCGGCTCGACCTTGGGCTAATCAATAATGACTCACTTAACGAAGTCTCGGGCCTTGCTGCTAGCAGAAAAAATTCCAACGTTCTGTGGACTCATAATGATTCCGGTGATGAGAACCGGGTCTTTGCCATCGATGCAAATGGTAAGCACCTTGGGACATTTTTAATCGAAGGCGCTGAGGCCCGCGATTGGGAAGATATTGCTGTGGGTCCGGGTCCGATAGCAGGCAAGCAATATTTGTACATCGGGGACATCGGAGATAACCTCTCACAATTCGAGATTAAACATATTTACCGGGTTATGGAACCTGAAGTAAATTGTGATCAGCCGCCTCTTGATGCGACACTGAGCGGAGTTGAAGCGATTTCCTTTCAATATCCTGATGGCAAGCGGGATGCCGAGACCCTCATGGTTGATCCACTTACGAAGGATATTTACATTGTGTCCAAGCGGGAAAGCAATGTCCGGGTTTATCGCGCACCTTACCCACAATCGACGACACGGACAATTACTTTAGAGTATGTGGTGACACTTAACTTAAATAATGTCGTCGGCGGCGATATCTCGCCGTCAGGAAATGAGGTTGTTATTAAAACCTACAGGGCGATCTACTATTGGCGCAAATCCCCTGATGAAAAATTCTGGAAAATATTTGACAAAGATCCCATTAGCGTTCCTTATATTCCGGAGCCGCAGGGGGAGGCGGTTTGCTGGCGAGCTGACGGCCTGGGGTATTACACAGTCAGCGAAGAACCTGGAGGAATTCCCTCGCATCTTTATTTTTATCCCCGCTTAAATGCGGGTTCACTCGGTCAAATCAAGTCAACCAGAACCTTCCACTTAACACAAGTTTTCTAAGCTTTACAATTTTTTCAAAGCGCACGCAACCCACATTTATTTCTTCTCAATATCAGTAAAAAAAATATCCCTTGACATTCACTTGGTTGTGCAAGATATTATTTGAGCATTTTTTCAAGCAAACTACATATGGCCAAAGTCTCCAAAAAAGTTCTCGTGATCACGTACTATTTTCCGCCATCCGGAGGGGCCGGGGTTTAACGGACTTTGAAAGTCGTCAAGTGTTGGCGGGAATTGGAGTGGGAGCCGATCGTACTTACCGCAAAAATGCCGACTACCCCGCTTATGATGAGTCGTTACTCTCTGAAATTCCTGAAGGAATTAAAGTTTACCGCTCACGTATTTTTGAACCGTTCTTTTGTACAGAAAATTCACCGGACGCAAAGCAGCCGAATCAACGGATATCGCCACGCTTTCGCTGAGCCAGAAGAGTAAGCAAAAATTGAGCGAACGTTTGTCCGAGTGGATTCGGGCAACTTTTTTTATCCCGGATGCGCGAATTGGCTGGCTTTTTTTTCTTATTTCAAAGGGAAAAGAATTTTAAAAAAAGAAATGTTCAAATAATTTATTTCTTCAGCGCCTCCTTACACAACGCATTTGATTGGCAAGAAGCTGCACCTCGCCAGTAAATTGCCCTGGATAGTTGATATTTCGCGATTCCTGGATCGGTTGGGTTTCGACGCTGCAGTGGCGTCCCAAGCTGTCGCGGGCAATTTGAAATGAAAATGGAGGCCTCGGTTCTTCGTCACGCTGATCGAATTCTGACTGTCACGCGCGGTTTAAGAGAAGATTTGCTGAGCCATCCTGTGTTTCGAAGTCCAGGTTTTTAACTATACATAAGTAAAAATCCGCTTTGATTTATAATACCGGTGTGTTATATTTTACTTAATTCTACATCTTAAATTAAAATATGGGTAAGATGCTGTTATGATTGCCTCAAAGATTGACCGTTTCATGGATAAGTACAATGACAACATCAAAGTGAAAATTGAAAAATATCTACCAGAAAAGGCATATGTTTTTCTAAAAAAGGGGGTGCAGCAAAAACATAGATTCTTTTACAATCGTCATCTTTACCGTTCACTAAAACACATTCTAGAAGAGAGGAAGTCAGAGGGTTTGTTTGAGAATGATCTGGATTTGCTTCAAAAGTTGCACGAGTTATTTCCTCCACATCGCACCCTTTCTTATAATTTTAACGCTATCATCCATCGGGCAAGGGGTCGTTTTGACAAGATATTAAAACAGGGAATCTTGTTAAAAGGTATGGATGTGCTCGATATTGGTGCAGGGCATGGAGAAAACCTTTTTTTGTGTGACGAGTATGAGTTTGATTCGGCCACTGGAGTCGATCACTCAGCCGAAAGATTTTATTCACATACAAATCGATTATCGGTAAGCTTGAAAAATCGCATTACTTTTATCGAGGGGGATTTATTAAGAATGAGCTTGCCCGCTGAAAGCTACGATTTTATTATTTCAATTAACAGCTTTGAGCATTTTGCTAATCCTAAAATTGTTATTGACGAAAGTTACAAAATCCTCAGACCCAATGGCTATTTTTATATTGATTTTGGCCCGCTATTTCGAAGCCCTTTTGGGGCACATCGATATCGCTATATCGGAGTCCCCTATATCCAGAATTTATTTTCTGACGAAATCGCATATCATTTTCTTTACAATAAATTGAAAATTAATCCTGGAATTAATACTTATACTGGTGCAGAGATAAAAGATAGAGACCCTTATATTGAGATGAATAAATGGTGTTATCAGCAATTTGAGCAGCTGTTTAAGCAAGACGGGCGCTGGGACGTTGTCCGTTTTAATAAAGAATGTAACTACAAGTATCATTGGATGACTGAAGTATTTGATGATGAGCTGATGGAATTTTCCCAGAAAGATCTTTTCGTGACTGAACTTACGGTTATTTTGCAAAAGAAGGATTATTAATGTCTGTTTCCATGAGTTTTATGTTTTTTTCTTAAAAAGGATTTTTTTGCCGACAAATAGAAAAAAGGTT
Encoded here:
- a CDS encoding class I SAM-dependent methyltransferase, translating into MKIEKYLPEKAYVFLKKGVQQKHRFFYNRHLYRSLKHILEERKSEGLFENDLDLLQKLHELFPPHRTLSYNFNAIIHRARGRFDKILKQGILLKGMDVLDIGAGHGENLFLCDEYEFDSATGVDHSAERFYSHTNRLSVSLKNRITFIEGDLLRMSLPAESYDFIISINSFEHFANPKIVIDESYKILRPNGYFYIDFGPLFRSPFGAHRYRYIGVPYIQNLFSDEIAYHFLYNKLKINPGINTYTGAEIKDRDPYIEMNKWCYQQFEQLFKQDGRWDVVRFNKECNYKYHWMTEVFDDELMEFSQKDLFVTELTVILQKKDY